The Candidatus Hydrogenedentota bacterium genome includes a window with the following:
- a CDS encoding deoxyribodipyrimidine photo-lyase, with protein sequence MGSPAIVWLRNDLRLDDHPALAEACRAGGAVLPVFIHPDADLSPCAPGAASRWWLHHSLERLDAALRARGSRLVLRRGDPAHVLEELARRTGAGSVGWERKVEPSARRDEARVREALETLGARCHACAPNLLADPETTLTKSGGPFQVFTPFWKSASAQAPSPPLPAPARIPAPDTWPASLAVEDLGLLPTPDWAAGFREAWRPGEAGAAQALADFADGALSEYPTARDLPGVEGTSRLSPHLHFGEISGRRIVHELAARAAARGGAESAAEAWIRQLYWRDFGHHMLFHFPRTETAPLRETFAAFPWRDDPDAAEAWRRGRTGYPIVDAGMRELWRTGWMHNRVRMIVASFLVKDLLLPWQTGAAWFLDTLVDADAANNTLGWQWTSGCGPDAAPYFRVFNPVLQGMKFDPDGAYVRRWAPELAGLENRWIYRPWEAPAETLRAAGVTLGRTWPHPVVDHAAARDRALAAHAHLTRR encoded by the coding sequence ACCACCCGGCGCTGGCGGAGGCCTGCCGGGCGGGCGGCGCGGTGCTTCCGGTGTTCATCCATCCCGACGCGGACCTATCCCCCTGCGCGCCGGGCGCGGCATCCCGCTGGTGGCTGCATCATTCGCTGGAGCGCCTGGACGCGGCTCTGCGCGCGCGCGGGTCGCGGCTGGTGCTGCGGCGCGGGGATCCGGCCCATGTGCTGGAGGAACTGGCGCGCAGGACCGGCGCGGGGTCCGTGGGATGGGAGCGGAAAGTGGAACCGTCCGCGCGGCGGGACGAGGCGCGCGTCCGGGAGGCGCTGGAGACGCTGGGTGCCCGGTGCCACGCCTGCGCCCCGAACCTGCTGGCGGACCCCGAGACGACCCTGACCAAGTCCGGCGGGCCGTTCCAGGTGTTCACGCCGTTCTGGAAATCCGCGTCCGCGCAGGCCCCCTCCCCTCCCCTGCCCGCCCCCGCGCGCATCCCCGCGCCGGACACCTGGCCCGCCTCCCTCGCCGTTGAAGACCTGGGACTCCTGCCGACACCCGACTGGGCGGCGGGGTTCCGGGAGGCGTGGCGCCCCGGCGAAGCGGGGGCGGCGCAAGCGTTGGCGGATTTTGCCGACGGTGCCCTTTCCGAATATCCCACGGCCCGCGACCTGCCGGGTGTGGAGGGCACCTCGCGCCTGTCGCCGCACCTGCACTTCGGCGAAATCAGCGGGCGGCGCATTGTCCATGAACTGGCGGCGCGCGCCGCCGCGCGCGGGGGTGCCGAGTCCGCCGCCGAGGCCTGGATCCGCCAGCTCTACTGGCGCGATTTCGGCCACCACATGCTGTTCCACTTCCCGCGCACCGAGACCGCCCCCCTGCGGGAGACCTTCGCGGCCTTTCCCTGGCGCGACGACCCGGACGCCGCCGAAGCCTGGCGGCGCGGCCGCACCGGCTACCCGATTGTGGATGCGGGCATGCGCGAGCTGTGGCGCACCGGCTGGATGCACAACCGGGTCCGCATGATTGTGGCCTCGTTCCTCGTGAAGGACCTGCTGCTCCCGTGGCAGACGGGCGCGGCGTGGTTCCTCGACACGCTGGTGGACGCGGACGCGGCGAACAACACGCTGGGCTGGCAGTGGACGTCGGGCTGCGGCCCCGACGCCGCCCCCTACTTCCGCGTGTTCAACCCGGTCCTCCAGGGGATGAAGTTTGACCCGGACGGCGCGTATGTCCGGCGGTGGGCGCCGGAGCTGGCGGGGCTTGAGAACCGCTGGATTTACCGTCCCTGGGAGGCCCCGGCGGAGACGCTGCGCGCCGCCGGGGTGACACTTGGCCGAACTTGGCCGCACCCGGTCGTGGACCATGCCGCCGCCCGGGACCGCGCGCTGGCGGCGCATGCGCACCTCACACGCCGCTGA